In one Synechococcales cyanobacterium T60_A2020_003 genomic region, the following are encoded:
- a CDS encoding NAD-dependent malic enzyme, which produces MVALTPNSSFSLTIRFQLPNQAGMLANVTQAIAAAGGSIGPIDLIEHNRKTLIRDITVDAASSEHAESIVNAVKALDDIIVLNVYDRTFNLHRGGKITVNSKIPLKSQSDLAMAYTPGVGRICSAIAQDPEKVYSFTIKSNTVAIVTDGSAVLGLGNLGPEAALPVMEGKAMLFKEFAGIDAFPICLATQDTEEIIAAVKHIAPVFGGVNLEDISAPRCFEIEARLKQELDIPVFHDDQHGTAIVSLAALINALKLVKKSLGEVKVVINGAGAAGVAIARLLRKAGTTNIYMCDSKGIISSDRTDLNPQKQEFAVDEAGTLAGAMKGADVFLGVSVPGAVTPEMVKSMASDPIVFAMANPIPEIQPELIANDVAVMATGRSDYSNQINNVLAFPGIFRGALDCRAKAMTMTMFLEAAHAIASLVKSSDLDPEHIIPSVFDERVATSVAAAVQQAARQEGIASD; this is translated from the coding sequence CCGCCGGAGGCAGCATCGGCCCGATCGACCTCATTGAGCACAACCGCAAAACGCTGATTCGTGACATTACCGTAGATGCTGCCAGTTCCGAACACGCCGAATCCATTGTCAATGCGGTTAAAGCTTTAGATGACATCATCGTCCTGAATGTCTACGATCGCACCTTCAACTTGCACCGAGGCGGCAAGATCACCGTCAACAGCAAAATTCCCCTCAAGAGTCAGAGCGATTTAGCGATGGCGTACACGCCTGGAGTGGGACGAATTTGTTCGGCGATCGCCCAAGATCCTGAAAAGGTCTACTCCTTTACCATCAAGAGCAACACCGTTGCCATTGTCACCGATGGAAGCGCAGTTTTGGGATTGGGTAATCTTGGTCCGGAAGCAGCGCTGCCTGTGATGGAAGGAAAAGCGATGCTATTCAAAGAATTTGCTGGAATCGATGCCTTTCCAATCTGCCTTGCCACTCAGGACACCGAAGAAATTATCGCCGCCGTGAAGCACATTGCGCCTGTATTTGGCGGCGTGAACCTGGAGGACATCAGTGCCCCACGGTGCTTTGAGATTGAAGCTCGCCTCAAGCAAGAACTGGATATTCCCGTCTTCCACGATGACCAGCACGGTACGGCGATCGTTTCCCTGGCGGCTCTGATCAATGCGCTCAAGCTCGTGAAAAAATCCCTGGGCGAGGTCAAGGTTGTGATTAACGGTGCGGGGGCTGCCGGAGTGGCGATCGCCCGTCTGCTGCGGAAAGCGGGGACAACCAACATTTATATGTGCGATTCCAAAGGCATCATTAGCAGCGATCGCACCGACTTGAATCCTCAGAAACAAGAGTTTGCGGTAGATGAAGCCGGAACCTTAGCGGGCGCCATGAAGGGGGCTGACGTTTTCCTAGGGGTGAGTGTGCCGGGGGCAGTCACCCCGGAAATGGTGAAATCAATGGCTTCCGATCCCATCGTATTTGCGATGGCTAATCCCATTCCCGAAATTCAGCCAGAACTGATTGCCAATGATGTCGCTGTTATGGCCACCGGACGCAGCGATTATTCCAACCAGATCAATAACGTCCTGGCGTTTCCTGGCATTTTCCGAGGTGCCCTCGACTGTCGGGCGAAGGCGATGACTATGACGATGTTCTTAGAGGCTGCCCATGCGATCGCCTCGCTTGTGAAGTCATCTGACTTGGATCCAGAACACATTATTCCCTCGGTTTTTGATGAGCGAGTGGCTACCTCGGTCGCGGCGGCGGTGCAGCAAGCGGCTC